TAATACTGTACAAACCGTTCAGGCAGTACCTGGTCCAAGTTCACAAACCACACATAACCAAATACCGCAGAATCAAACAAGCACTACGCAGCAAGAAGATGAAGAGGAAAGTAGCGAAGATGATGAAAACTCTGATGAAGAATGCGAAGGAGATGAGGGTAGgtattataacaaaatctttgtattttttccctttcctttCCAAATTTTGAACATCTGtataaaagaaatgaatttatgTATGTTTCTATTCTCATCCATTAGGTCTACctgtaaaagaagaaagtgaaGAGGATCCCAGCAATAGAACCATAGAGCCTACAACCTTTGTAAATGTTTCTTTGGCATGCGACGAGGCAGGTCCTTCTGGGTTACAACAACAAAAAATTTCAGATATGCCAGAGATGCCAATTCCACAACCAACTGATGGGGATCCCAAATCTGGGTGAGTCTTTTATCCGTATGTTATATCTCAAGAGCCAAAGATGCCATTTTGTTGTGGTAATCGCAAACATTTACACAGAcattttaatgtttatttacatgtacattaaaacatatacatgtaatttACATGTTTatagttttttcttttaacaaactttaaatttgtataatttgagCCAAGTTACATGTTTTGATTTGTGATTACTTGATTACGATTACTTGTACAGTGACTTCTATTGAAAACATTAGAAATCTGTatatttaagatatttcaCGTAATTTGAGTCTGAatcacttttctttcttttgtatttagGAGTTAAATATTactatctaaaaaaaaaaaacatcttATGTGTCCAAATTAATCATTTCTtaatgtgtataatattttaaaattcacattatttttattcttattatggTTGCATGTACCCTGTatagttttaatttttgattttAAGATAAAATACACTTTTAATTTTTGGTTTTGAGATAAGATACATAAGAGTTAGCCAcctaattgaaataaataaggtGCAGTGGGATGATAAGGTAAGTTAATACACACCCCACAACCATCTTTGGCTCTCCGTATTTTGCAATTTGAtgttttcttcgatatttcaataattgactttatatttcatttcaacaGAACTATTTAATTATGCGTATAGCATATTCACATTCAGGTAAAATATCAGTCTTCTTGTACGAGGGTGTGTTCactttaaaaaacaaattgcaAAATACCTGAATATTCTTACATGTGATAGCATGTACTTAGAGTTCATTTCAATAAGAATAAGTGAAACATAACATTCGAAATTCGTATATCATACATAATGTTTAGATTCGACTTTGTTACAACTTTCCTATTTAAATGAACTCTGTCCTAGTTATTATTGATACATGTACAATAAATGGACAGAGGGATTCTACTAATTATGATCCAGTCTATTAACACCTGTACGGCCTGTTTTTTAACATGTACGTATGTGAATCAATTGTTGTGTAGCACTTGACGCACAACAACAGGTATTTAATCCCTCTGTTCAATTGAGAACCAGATGTTTACATGTTGTCAGTATCAATATCCCACGCTTACGTGAAGGCACAAAATGCCGCACACGGCTAACAATAGGCCGACCAAAAATCACAAACTAATATTTCGTAAGCTAACGTCACGACATAATAGACGCTTGGTGCATAATAAAAGTGTCACCAAACCGTTATGATtcgtaaaaagagaaaaagaaaagagaatcaAATACCGTTTCTTGTCGTCTTCGTGCTTTCCAATGCCTACGCTTTTACATTATCGTCAGGACCACAGTAACATTTAGTATATCGGTTAGTCTGTAAGTGCTATCGTTCTGTTAATTGCGCACAAAACCCGCTGATAAGCCGTGTGGTGTTCTTGCCACGAGTTCGGTTTCAATCAATACCACTTGTGGCTGGCATTTATGTTAGGTGCCGGTCCAAAACAATCGAGTGTTTTACGAGCAGAAATAAGTTCatttaaaacgaaaaagaaaataaaataattagagtaataattaatcgaaatgTGACGAAGAATCGAAGAATAATCATCGTATTGAGAAACATGAAGAGGActtcaaacaaaattttattgaagGCGAGTATCaagtttttgtatattttcggACTcttatataatagtatataagtatgatttctacaaaatttattgtttttcatttacatttacgCGATGTTTCCAAAGAATTCgtgattttattctttggagCTTTTCAGCGCGCGTCTCAGCATATTTTTTGCTGAAAATTCGCTGCGCttgtgttatataaattttgatcGCGCACTATTATGTCGCGCGGATTATTTTGTTTCTGACATGGTTCAAAATGCAATCGATAcgttttgcaaaattttgcatttttcgATGCTTACATAAAACCAGGCTGCGTTTACGCGCCGGTGAGAAAGCAATTGTTTGCGTTtcgttttgtatatttgtgGCGCAGTTTATTTGCATCGCATCCGGCAATACGGATGCACGCAATGTTTGCGCAATGTATTTCCCGATTACGAGTTACGATTTGAGAACAATGTGgaatttgaaacatttcttGTTTCCATTTAAAATTGCTACTGTATATTCGTCatattttatcgtaatttATAGATATCATTTTGacgtttttatattataatgtgaGTGAACATTTTTTTGCAAAGACTGTTAATTAGAAGTTTGTggtgaaagaaaataagaagataCTGCATGGATGTTGGACAATCGACATAAAGGTGAGGAtccaattttcatttaatattacatttatctgATCTTTAAAAGTACTGTATCTTAGTAAAGATAACGAGTTTTTAGCAAGGGTTTGCTTTCTTCTAACTTTTTTGCCAAATTTTGTAGCTtaacttttcttcttctgctgGTTTGCTGTAGAAacctttaatttctttctcggTTTATGCCAATTACTTCATCATGAGTCTAGAGACGTGGAAAGGCAAGAGATAGTTTAAGATAGAATTAAAACGCGCGAATGTTTCCATCTTCTTTAATTAGATTCattactaattaatttaatataaataaaatcgtgAAAAGTGTCAAGTATAACTTTCTTATTTAACAtcttatttatacataaaaataatacgtttaaattttcaaaggaCGAGACagctatatcgtataaactGCAAAGGTAAAGTgaaaatacaaagaataatCTCTTTACGATCTTCCGAAACGAATATACTCTTATCTGAGGAATATAATATAGtcttgtaatatataatattcttcgtACTAATAAAGAAGATCGTGAAGATGTTCGACGGAGAACGATGACGACACAAAACTCTCTAAGCTCGATTTGCACTTACGCTCTCGTCGCACTCTCTTTACTGCTGTGTCTTTAGAAGGGAAACCACAATGCCCAAGCACTTTGCACGGTCACTATGCAGAAATTATCACGCAGCGTAAATTCTCTATTTCTCCGCTTTCGTATCTTTTCTCACTGCCGCCTGTTGCAAGAAAGAAAGTAAGATCACAGGAACGAATGAAAAGACAATGCCTATGTGTATCGTACGGTGCTATTCGCCGCTGCATTGTCCTTGGGTTTTGTCGATTTCAGGGAAGGAAGCGAGACGTTCGGCGGATTGTCAGGGATGCTACGTCAAATACTTTCGCCATCGCCCGAGACGGGAGATACCGGTTTACCGGTCACTTGTACCTTACTTCAGAACAACTCTATGTTCTCCAATCAGTCGTCGATGATGTCCTCAACGTATCAAACCGTCCCATCCCATTTGCCGTCCATTTGTACCGATCAGATTCTCTTGGATCACGTGCAGATCGTCACTGAATCCTATCCGTGTCCCACCTGTGGCCTTGAGTTTCGAAGCGCTCTGAAACTGAATTACCATATAAGAACGAGTCATCCGACTCTGCCGGAGTTCGAGCACAATATAGAGAATCCGATGAGGTACTCGTGCGCCGTTTGTTCACGAAGTTTCTACGCTCTGAGTCACTTGAGGATGCACGAAGTGACGCATTCCGCGCCAGTGGCAACCTCCTGCGCACCGATCCCGACCATATCGACGTCGGTGAACGTAGAGAAGACGTTCGCCTGCGATCGTTGCCAAGCTAGTTTCCGGTATCGTACGCTTCTCGAGCGACACAGGAGGATGCACGAGGTCGGCCAGGAGAAGCCTTATTCCTGCCCTAGGTGCTTAATGCGTTTCGAGACGCGAAACTTGTACAATCATCACGCGAAAACACACAAACCGATCCTGACAGCCAACGATAGGATAACTGACACCGTAGTGTCTTCCGGTGATCCGGTCACTAGCAGTATTAGCGGTACCATGGCATCGTCGAACAAATCGGTAGTCTCGTATCCGTGCGATTCGTGCTCGAAACAATTCGCAAGCATCGAGTCATTGACTACCCATAAGGCTGTACATAGGTCCAGGCCGCTCGTATGCGACGTATGCGGCAAAGGTTTTACACATCGCAAGTATTACGTGGTGCATCAACGTATCCATACAGGAGAGAGGCCATATCTTTGTGCCATGTGTGGTAAATCGTTTACACAAGCATCCACGCTTACCGTTCATCGTCGATATCATACCGGAGAACGTCCTTATACCTGCACATTGTGCGGTAAAGGATTCGTTACCAGAACGATCATGCTGAATCACATGAAAAAGCATTGAACTCGATCGTCGTGATCGTACGATAAGAAACGTTTGTCAACCGGCGGGTGTACGTTTAaaaaaacgtataaatttcattatttcgtaAATAACGAAAATACGCAAGATATATCGATATTCGAGTTGTGTTACGAAAGTTTATGATTTTTTTCACGTTATTGTTTAATTGTTGGTTAAATTTTAGTCTGTTATAATGATAGTGCAAGAACAGTTGCGTATTTGCACTCGTTTCTAATCGCGGTAGGAATAGGTATGTATGTATTAGttaggaaattaaatttctttctacttttGAGAAAATTCGGTTCGAAATTGTTATTTTGCTTAACAAAGATGGTTTCTTTCTAGAAAATCATTCTCGAAGTGCCTTAAATCgcttaaaaaaaatagaagattatttaattataacgcGTATTGCGCGAATTCGTCACAACGATCGTGtaaacatttttacaaaattcaacgatagtaataatttttaaattcgttgAATTCGACGAATTTGTTAATTAGTACCAGGAATACATAAACGGAATTATTAACTAATCTTATGTGTAATATGCATGTCGTCACTGTGATACTGTTTGTTCGTgtatattcgaaatattttaagcGCCCTAGTATACCTTTTTCGATTTCTTTGACTTTTAGAATCGCGAAATTTTGTTCGAAAATGTCGATTTCAAACACGAAATTTGCTTCAACTAAAATTAGTACCTGTTTAACGAACTAACTTTTTAATGTGCCTAAAAGATAGAATTTTTGAGAAGTTTTAATCgacgaaatatgaaaaagacaTTCTACATAGGAAGAGctaattgtaataattgcgtataaagtgttaaaaattatttgatgttaaaatatcgttataatagATAGAGAAACATTAGCATACGATTAATGTACGAGTATACGATTATTTTAAGCATTTTTAGTTAAAACGGTAGATCGAGGTGATATAGTTAGCGTTTCAGCATTAACAATGAATTCATGTGCCTCTAATTAATATAAGTACAGGGTCACTACATATTATGAATATCGTAAAACGTAAGTATGAAGAcgcttaaatatttctatgtaaTCTCGTGAAAAACAAGATCTCTGCTATTGATATTCTGAATAACATAGTTATAATTAATCGTTGGACGTAATCGTTGCTAAAAGATTTCTAAGAATTTTATCACTCCTGAATGTAATTTTTCGTCTAATTAAAGTTTTCAATGTTACTAGAGAGTTGTATATCCATTTTGGAGAatagtatttctttttttttttttgtttgcacTACTAACtatttatattgaattatattgaGAGAGAATGGTATGGTGGTTCGagcatttataataaattttcattttcatcgtCGAATTCGGAAACTTATATCggataaagaatattttgtgaCAATAGTGCTAAATCACTgtggaaattttatattgaacaaagttttgtatacattttttttaaattttgttaactCAACGATAGTACatcttaatatattaaaaatagactTGTgtgatatacataaataagcGGTTCGACAAATTTTCTCTTgagtttcattttctttaatattaattactgaatgtccttaaaattaaatacacacATTCGATCAGAAACTCGAACATAAATTCAAGATGGTGGATATATCACGTGATTGGATCGTCGATAATATAGAGCAGCATGTGGTAAGTGTACGGCAGAGACTtcgcatttaaaaaaaaatacaatcatatcaattacaaattattgtatacttttttttttaatatttaccgGTATTATTGATACGGTAAATATATAATGcaacaataattatttattttgtataattattgcCTACATACATAGGCAAGCAACTATCGCAGCAACATTTTTAaccattctttttatttattaatttgtataattatcaaatatattgaACAATTGAATATggtaaagaaaaatgatgttAAATCGAAAACTCGATCGCATTAAATAAAATCGAGTATTGGAAAGACCGTGTGGGAGTATGTTGTAATATCATTGAGCAATATATATGCAAACTAAGTATTCTCGTTTGTATTAAGATAAACGCGTTTTAAGAATATACTGTGTAAATTTACGAGCTCCGAAGAAGTTTAAACGTAAGAACGCGATGAAGGGAAAAAATACTGGAAAGCACCGAGGCACTTTATGAAGTACTTAATCTCGTAAAGGCGTACACTTGTCCCCGAAAAAATCTGACAAAATAAAACCATTATTAAAACCCCTAAAAGGAAAGAGTACAGTATATCGATCGCATAGAAATAATACGTTGATTGATCTACGTTTTGTGTCTCTCTTCTTTCCAGATATTTTGTGTCAAAGCTTCAGATGGTACCTCAGGATGAGCAAGAATGCAGCCCGAACGTTGAGATGTTTGATCACGAAGATACAGAGCAGCTGCTCGTCGCGAATCGTTTGCATGTTCCGAACGTGGGGAAAGCGGAGATAATCATCGCTGATGATATCGTGCAGTGCAATCTCTGCGGAGATGGTTTCGTTTCCGAGCATGCTCTTACTCTACATTTAAAAATGCACGAACAGGACGAAGCACAATTACAAGAGGATCAGTTTGTTTGCGAGCACTGTGGTTGCAGTTTCACAACGATCTCCGAATTTAAAGAGCACCAATCAGAGCACGAAACGGATGAGAGATACGCTTGCGAAATGTGCGACTATGTTACAGAGCATAGAGAGAATCTAATCCTTCACCAGAAACGTCACAATAACGAGTACGAATGCGACATTTGTGGTGcgaatttcgtttcttctagTAGCTACGAAGAGCATCAATCCATGCATTCGGATGAAAAACCGTTTCAATGCGAAATATGTAGCGCTCCTTTTCGATATCGTCAAGGTTTGAGATTACACGCGAAGCTGCATCAGCCCGATTACGTACCACCTCAGAGAAAACACCATTGCGAGCTCTGCAACAAGCGTTTCTCCAGGAAACAGGTATTGCTGGTACACATGAAGACGCACGGAAACGCAGGCTCCCAGAACGAATATATCTGCCCAGTTTGTGGCAAAGCTGTTTCTAGTAAGACGTATTTGACCGTACATTTGCGCAAGCATACAGGAGAGAAACCGCATGTCTGCGATCTCTGTGGTAAAGGGTTTATCTCGCAGAACTATCTGAGTGTTCATCGACGCACACATACTGGAGAAAAACCGCATAAATGCACCCACTGCGAGAAACGGTTTACTCAACGAACCACTCTGGTGGTGCACCTCAGGGGACACACCGGAGATCGGCCATATCCTTGCACCTGTTGTCATAAATCTTTCGCCTCGAAAACGATGTTGAATTCACATTTAAAGACGCATGCTAAACAGAGTGCACGGCAGCAACAAgaacaacagcagcaacagcaattGCAGCAAGAACAGGATGTTCAACAAGAACAGCCTCTTGATACAATTACTATATTGTTACCTAGTTAGGGTATTTCGAATAATTGATTATCTATTGTGAAATCAAGGCCTTGCAGAAAAGTTATTAATTCGTAAGGAAAAAAGTTACTTATACTTAAGTAGATGGAGTGGggtatttgtattatttgtgaTGAAGAGAAAGATAGTTATTTAGTCAGCGATTATTATTCAAATgctcatttatttttatacgacgATAGAAATCATGGAACAGAAAAATCGAAACGTTGAGAGAGATATTTCACGTTACTGTTTTGAGCATTTATTCTACGCACACTTGGTTCCATGTTGAACCGCTGTTAACTATTTCGAtacttattttatacattggaatattatttgacGGGATACTGAAAGTTTTAAGAACGAATCATGATGCCAGTTTGAATTAACCGAATAAAAGAGTGCTATATGAGTTCCTCGCTAACATGACtattaatcatttattaaacTGGTAAAATTTCTAGTTAGAATCTCGGCTTAAGATTATTTTtgagtttcttttttacatttgcatttaactgttttatatattacaatctTGTACTAagattacatatatataataatcataTGCACGTACATTCTAGCAAGTATTCCATTTTATTAACACGTTTAGGTAagattaattgtaaattaacagtttcctttttctttttaactttacatatagaatatgaaaaatcgtaaatgtatagaataataactcttatcaattattacatattttaaaatctcATGTTGCATACTGTATTCATGTACGAGCGTCGAACGAAActttttacatataattttatgttaatacAACCGTCCACGCttctaaacattttttactattatattacttCAATACTCAACTTTTCTTTTACACGCTATGTGATTTACCATAGAATAGAATTTTGCGAGGGGTGCTTTAAATTAGTGTACAACAACATACTTATACGATTACTCCATACGATAGTGCCTTAGTTATTGCGCGGTGTGTTTTCCAGTGGAAAACACACATATGCATTTAAGATATCCGAATTAGTGAATTATAATGcatatacaattaattaacgaagTTAACAGATATAATTCACTGTTTTGACTTATAGGGGAGCCTTGATCGTTGGTAGTTATGCTTAGCG
The DNA window shown above is from Bombus fervidus isolate BK054 chromosome 8, iyBomFerv1, whole genome shotgun sequence and carries:
- the LOC139989731 gene encoding uncharacterized protein, producing the protein MLRQILSPSPETGDTGLPVTCTLLQNNSMFSNQSSMMSSTYQTVPSHLPSICTDQILLDHVQIVTESYPCPTCGLEFRSALKLNYHIRTSHPTLPEFEHNIENPMRYSCAVCSRSFYALSHLRMHEVTHSAPVATSCAPIPTISTSVNVEKTFACDRCQASFRYRTLLERHRRMHEVGQEKPYSCPRCLMRFETRNLYNHHAKTHKPILTANDRITDTVVSSGDPVTSSISGTMASSNKSVVSYPCDSCSKQFASIESLTTHKAVHRSRPLVCDVCGKGFTHRKYYVVHQRIHTGERPYLCAMCGKSFTQASTLTVHRRYHTGERPYTCTLCGKGFVTRTIMLNHMKKH